GCCAGCACCACGTCGTCGAAGCCGGACAGGTCGTCGACCCCCGCCCGGACCCCCAGCCGCACGTCGACCTCGAGCTTGTCGAGCATGGTGGTGTAGTACCGGATGGTCTGGTTGAACTCTTCCTTGCCGGGAATCCTTCTGGCCAAGTCGAATTGGCCGCCGATTGCCGACCCCGCCTCGAACAGGGTGACCCGATGGCCCCGCTGGGCGGCGCTGACCGCCGCCGACAGCCCGGCAGGCCCGGCGCCGACGACCGCTACGGACCGGGCCCGGCGCGTCGGACTCAGTACCAGCGTTGTTTCCCGCCCGGCCCGCGGGTTGAGCAGGCATGACACCTTCTTGTGCACGAACGCGTGGTCGAGGCAGGCCTGATTGCAGGCGATGCAGGTGTTGATCTCGTCGACCCGCTCCTCGGCCGCCTTGAGCACCCAGTCCGGATCGCTGAGGAAGGGCCGGGCCATCGAGATCAACTGCACGTGAGTGTCGGCCAAGGTCTGCTCGGCGGTCTGCGGCATGTTGATCCGGTTGGACGCCACCACCGGGATCGAGAGGTGTTCGGCCACCGCACTGCTGATGTCGACGAACGCGCTGTTGGGCACCGAGGTGACGATCGTGGGCACCCGGGCCTCATGCCAGCCGAACCCCGAGTTGACGATCGTCGCCCCGGCGGCCTCGACTTCGGTTGCCAGCGCGATGATTTCGTCCCAGCTCTGGCCGTCTTCGACGTAATCGGCCATCGACATGCGGTAGCAGATGATGAAATCGGAGCCCACCGCCTCACGCACCCGGCGCACGATCTCGACCGGGAAGCGGCGGCGCTTCTCCGGGGTGCCGCCCCAGGCGTCCTTGCGCTTGTTGGTGCGCGGCGCCAGGAATTGGTTGAGCAGATAGCCCTCGCTGCCCATGATCTCGACACCGTCATAGCCGGCCTCGCGGGCCAGCAGTGCGCAGCGGACGAAATCGTCGATGGTGCCTTGAACATCGCGCAGCGCACGCGGCCGGAACGGGTTGATGGGGGCCTTGATCGCCGAGGCGCTCACCGAAAGTGGATGGTAGGCATAGCGTCCCGCGTGCAGGATCTGCAGCAGGATCTTGCCGTCGGCCTCGTGTACGGCGCCGGTAATGCGCCGATGGCGCCGGGCTTCCGAGGACGACACGAGTTGTGAGGCGAACGGCAGCAGCCAACCGGTCTTGTTCGGTGCGTAGCCACCGGTGATGATCAGCCCGACGCCGCCGCGGGCCCGCTCGGCGAAGTACTCGGCCAGCTTCGCGGTGTCGCCGGCGCGGTCCTCCAACCCGGTGTGCATCGAGCCCATCACCACGCGGTTGCGCAGGGTGGTGAACCCGAGGTCCAACGGTGACAAAAGGTTCGGATAGGCCAGCCCCATGTCGGCAGGGTAGGTGGGACCGGCGGTCCTATGCAACTAGTTGCATGACATTGCCGGGGGTGTGAGTAATAGGCCGTGGCGACTAGTCGAGGTGTATCTGCGACGTTTAGTATCAGTTACTACGCGCCACCCTTAAATGGGTGGTGCGTCAAGTTAGGGCACACTGAGACGAGCGTCCAAGTATGGGCAACGCATACTGTGACGTCGACTCATCAGAGTCCCGAACACCGAGCCCAGCAGCCCACTGGACAGGAGAGACATCAGTGACGTACGTCATTGCCGAACCCTGCGTCGACGTCAAAGACAAGGCATGTATCGAGGAGTGCCCGGTCGATTGCATCTACGAGGGTGCACGCATGCTGTACATCCACCCCGACGAGTGTGTGGACTGCGGCGCATGCGAGCCGGTCTGCCCGGTCGAGGCCATCTACTACGAAGATGACGTCCCGGACCAGTGGAGCAGCTACGCGCAGGCCAACGCCGACTTCTTCTCCGAGCTCGGCTCGCCCGGCGGTGCTTCCAAGGTCGGCCAGACCGACAATGACCCGCAGGCGATCAAGGACCTGCCGGCCAAGGCCGAGGACTGAGCACGGTCGAATCCGGCTTCGAGACTGACGTGGTGCGACAGCGTCGTTCGGCGGTACTGCCAGAGTTCCCATGGGACACCCTGGCCGACGTCACGGCTCTGGCCCGCTCGCACCCCGACGGAATCGTCGACCTTTCGGTAGGTACTCCGGTTGACCCGGTGGCGCCGGTGATCCGGGACGCGCTGGCGGCCGCCAGTTCGGCTCCCGGCTACCCGACGACCGCAGGCACCCCGGCCCTCCGGGCCTCCGCCGAAGCCGCGCTACGACGCCGGTACGGCATCACCGATCTGGCGCCGGACGCAGTGCTGCCGGTGATCGGCACCAAGGAGCTGATCGCCTGGTTGCCGACGCTGTTGGCGATCGGCGCCGGCGATACCGTCGTCGTCCCCGAACTGGCCTACCCCACCTACGAGGTGGGCGCCCTGCTCGCCGGGGCGCAGGTGCTGCGGGCCGACTCGCTGACCCAGCTCGGGCCGCAACGTCCCGCCCTGATCTACCTGAACTCGCCCAGCAACCCGACCGGCAAGGTGCTCCCGCTGGACCACTTGCGCAAGGTGGTGGCCTGGGCGCGCGAGCGCGGCGTGGTGATCGCCTCCGACGAGTGCTACCTGGGCCTGAGCTGGGAGGCCGAGCCGCTCAGCGTGCTGCACCCGTCGGTCAGCGACGGCGACCACACCGGGCTGCTGGCGGTGCACTCGCTGTCCAAGACCTCCTCGCTGGCCGGCTACCGCGCCGGGTTCGTCGCCGGTGACCCCGCCCTGGTGGCCGAACTGCTGGCGGTGCGCAAGCACGCCGGGATGATGGTGCCGGGACCGGTGCAGGCCGCCATGGTGGCCGCCCTCGACGACGACGAACACGAGGTCGTGCAGCGCGAGTGGTACGCCAAGCGTCGCGCGATCCTGCTGCCCGCCCTGCAGGCGGCCGGGTTCACCGTCGAGCACTCCGAGGCGGGGCTGTACCTGTGGGCCACCCGCGGCGAGCCGTGCCGCGACACCGTCAAGTGGTTGGCCGAGCGCGGGATCCTCGCGGCGCCGGGCGAGTTCTACGGTCCGGCCGGTGCGCAATACGTGCGCGTCGCGCTGACCGCGACGGACGAGCGGATCGCGGCCGCCGTCGCGCGGTTGGCCTGAGCTAGTCGAGCAATCCCAGCGACATCGCTTTGGTGACCGCCGCGGTGCGATCGGACACCCCGAGTTTCTGAAACGCCCGCAGCAGATGTGTCTTCACCGTGGCTTCACTGATGTGCAGGGCTTGGCCGATATCGGCGTTGGTGGCGCCCGTGCCCACCAGAGCCAGCACCTCCGCCTCACGCATCGACAAGGTGACCGACGGTGCGCGGACCGCGTTCACCAACCGGTCGGCGACCCCCGGGGCGAGCACCGTCTTGCCGCGCGCGGCGTCGCGCACCGCGCGGGCCAGCTCGGCGCGCGACGCGTCTTTCAGTAGATATCCCGTCGCCCCGGCCTCGACGGCGCGCAGGATGTCGGAATCGCTTTCGTAGGTCGTGACGACGACGATGTGTGTCGACGGATTGTCGGCCAGGATCCGCGCGGTGGCGGTGACGCCGTCGACGCCGGGCATCCGCAGATCCATCAGGATGACGTCGGGCCGCAGCGTGTGCGCCAGCTCGATCGCCTCCGCTCCGGACCCGGCCTCACCGACCACGGAGAGATCGTCCTCGGCGTCGATCATGCCGCGCAGCCCCTCCCGGACGACGGGGTGGTCATCGACCAACAGCACTGTCGTCATGCCGGCACCGCCACGACGACCCGCACCCCGCCACCGTCGGACGTCGACAGCGTCAACGAACCGCCGACCTGGTCCAGCCGGGCCCGCATGCCGCGCAGGCCGAACCCGTCGACGTGATCGCTCGGCAGGCCGATGCCGTTGTCGGACAGGGAAAGTCGTACCCCGTCCGCCGCCACCTGCAGCCGTACCTCGAGCTCACTGGCCTGGGCATGCCGACGCACGTTCGCCATCGCCTCCTGCGCGCTGCGCAACAGCACCACGTCGGTGGCCATACCCAGCGGCGGCAGGTCGTCGTCGATACGTACGTCGACGGCGATGCCGGTCTCGGCGGCCAGGCCCTCGGCCTGACGGCGCAGCGCGGCCGACAGGGTGCCCTCCTCCAACGCCGCGGGGGTCAGCCCGGTCACCATGGTGCGCGCCTCGGCCAGGTTGTTCCGCGCGGTGGCACGGATCAGCTCGACGTGGCGGGCGGCGGCCGCGGGATCGCCTGCGCTCTCGGCCTGCACGGCCTGGGCCAGTGCCACGATGCTGGTGAACCCCTGCGCCAGGGTGTCGTGAATCTCCCGGGCCAGCCGTTCCCGCTCTGCGGCCACCCCGGCCTCGCGGGACAGCTCAGCGGTCTGCGCCCGGCTCGCTGCCAGTTCTGCGACCGTCGCGGCCAGCTGCTGCCGCTGCCGCATGGTGGTCATGATCGTGGTGCCGATGATCGGGGCCGCCACCGCGCCCACCAGCGTCACCGCCGCCACCGGTGGCAGACTCGGCCACCCCGGCCCGTGGATCGCCACGGCAAGACCCAACGGTGCCAAGGTGACCACGAAGGTCAGCGTCAGGGCCACCGCCAGCGGCAGCGTGGCGAAGATCAGCGGATAGAGCGCCGGGATCGCCGCGACGGCCGGCGCCGCTGCCAGCAGCGCGATCAGCCACAGGCCGATCATCACCGCCACGAACGCCGCCGCGCGCGCCCGGACCGGGCCGGCGAGCGGATCCGCATCGTGAATCACGTTGCGTCCGAACATCAGAACGATCACGACCATCGCGGTCAGCGCAGCGCAGGCCACCGGGACGTTGCCACCGAGCGTGTGTCGCAGCAGCACGACCGCGACGATCGCCGTGAGGCAGAGCCCGCAGACGTAGGTCTCCCACATCCAGTGCCAGTCCGACGGCTCGCCGACGGCGGGGCGCGATGGTGTGGGCGGACCGGTTTCGGTCATCTGCCGATGCTAGCGGGCTGACTCCACCCAGTTGCCGTGGAAGCCGTGCGGAACCCGGACCGGAATATGCACGGTGGCAACGGGTGCCAGGCTCTGACCGTCGAGCAGCACGAGATCGCTGCGGTTCTCGGCACGGTTGTAGACGAATCCCATCACCACACCGTCGTTCTCGTCGGCGTCCGGCCCGGACGGGACGAACACGAATTCACCGGGTTCGCGCCCGGGACCGAAGTCGATCCGCTCCGTGGCGCCCTCGCGTAGATCGTGGCGAAGGATGGCCGCCGGTGCCGCGTCCGGTTCCGACGGCAGGCTGACGGTGTAACCGTACCGGTGCTGCCGCCCGGTGAGCCGGTCGTCGATGCGCGGGAACTCCTGGGTGGAATCGTCGAGCCGCTGCTCCTGCACCCGACCGGTACGAAGGTCAATGGTCCAGCGGTCCAACGTGATCGAGTCGGTGAACAGCCGGTCCCCGGTGGTGAACACCTCCGGATGCCGGACCACGTCGAGCACGACTTGGTCGCCGTCCGGCCCGGTCTGGTCAAAACCGTTGAGGGCGTGGAACACGTAGCACGGTGATACGTCGAACCAGCGGATGTCGGCGGCCGAACCCTCGCGCGGCAGCACCCCGACCCGGGCACCGTGCTCCGGAGCCCACCGGTAGGGCATCGCCGTCGTCGGGAGCGCGGCGCGCTCGGAACCGCGCATCGCCGCGCGCAACACGAAGTCCGGTGCCGCGTGGCGGGCGGCGAAGCCGGTCAGCAGTCGCGCGGCGGCCCGCGCCGGAGCGCTCTTCACCATGCTCGACAGGTCCAGCTGCACCGGCAGGTCGTAGATCACCACATACTTTTCGGTGAGGGTGAAGTCGTGCATCATCGTGTGCGCGGGCAAGGCGATGTCGACCGTGCGCCGGACCCGGCCGTCGACCCCGGTGACCGAGTAGGTCACCAGGTTGCCGCGCAGCGGATTGTATGAAACTGCATGCAGTTCACTGGTTTTCGGGTCGTGCTTGGGGTGGGCGGTGAATCCGCCGAACAGGGTGCCGCAGAAATCAGACGGGCCCACCGTGTCGAGTTCGTCGGTGAGTTCATACGGGCGCGCACCCGCCTCGGTGATCACCAGCGTCTTGCCTGCATGGCCGATAATGTTGGTGTTGGCCGGGAAATCGAAGCCGCCCGTATGCGCGCCGCCGGCCCACTTCTCGCCGAGCTGGCGGGCCACCGAGCTCGACCGGATCCAGCGGTTGCGGTACCAGGTCGCCGCGCCGTCGCGCAGCCGGATCCCGTGCGCCATGCCGTCGCCCAGGAACCAGTGGTGACGCCGCGGATCGGGAGCCCGCAGCGGGTTGGGGCCGGTGCGCAGATAGCGACCGTCGAGATAGTCCGGGATCGTCCCAGTGACCGCCAGGTCGGTGACCGTGACCTCGTCATGCACCGGTGCGAAGTTCCCGCTCAGAAACGGATGTTCGGATTCCTGCTGAACCGCTTCGGTAGTCATACCCCTACCGTGCCCCTCCGGGCGCCGTTGCGCGACGACTTCGCGGCTGATTCGTCTGTCAACCGAACGATGGACGAGAGGGAGCGGGTTTCAAATCGTGGCGCGCAGGCTCAACGCGAGCAACAGCCGCACATCGGCATCGTTGAGCGAGGTCGCCAGCAGCTGCTCGACCCGGCGGATCCGGTACCGGACGGTGTTGGGGTGCACATGTAGATGCTGAGCCGCCGCGGCCACATCACCGAAGCAGTCCAGATACACGCCCAAGGTGTCGGCGAGCACCGGCTCGTCGGCCCGCAATGTCTGCACCCGCGGATCGATCAGCCGCTCGTCGGCGGCGATCGCGGTGACGATCTCGTCGAGCAGCACGGTGGTGCGGGCCTCGGCCAGTGAGGTGACGGCGGCCAGCGTTCCGGGATGACGCTCGGCGGTGTCGAGCACCCGGTCCACATCGGCGCGGGCGCCTGCAGCGCCGGTCAACCCGGCCACCGGGCTCGCGACCACGGCACGCAACTGCAGACCCAACTCGGTGCGTAGCGCCGCCACGGTGCCCCGCACCCACGACGCGACCGCCTTGCCGGTGCTGGGAAACAGCACATAGACGCGCGAACCCACCGAGGCCATCTGTGCGTCGTGACGAAACGCGCTGGCGCTCAACGCCAGAACATCGGCGAGGCGGGTGTCCGTGGTACCGCCGTCGAACCCGATGACCGCGGCCCTGCCGTCCACGGCCACCCCGAGTTCCCTGGCGATCAACTCGACCTCGACGGGAGCATCCGACTCGCCCAACCCGAGCAGTTCCTGCACCCGCACCGCGTGCGTCGACGGTGCGGCGGCCAACCGCGCCATGATCCGTGCGGCGAGCACCGCGGCACCGCGCAGCACGTCCTCGGAATCGTCGGCGAGCGGGCGGCTGCCCTGTTGCACCCAGATGGTGCCGATGAACGCCGGGGCCCGGCGCTCGTCGACGGCCGGCGCGAAGATGCCGATCGCCAGCCGGGGGCGTAATCCGAGCTCGGGGCGCTCGGCCACCCGCACCGCCTCCGGCCGGGAACGCAGCGCGTCGAAGATGCCCCACTGTGCGATCCAGGCCAGGTGCTCCGGAGGCCCGGCGCGGCCGAGAATCGACAGCCGTCGCAATTCGTC
Above is a window of Mycolicibacterium boenickei DNA encoding:
- a CDS encoding PucR family transcriptional regulator, with amino-acid sequence MRTTGVSLGQLLLALDATLVRLVQAPRGLDLPVASAALIDSDDVRLGLAPSAGAADLFFLLGVSENDALRWVEQQSARRAPTAVFIKEPSGAVVERAVAAGTAVVAVDPRARWERLYRLVNHVFEHHGDGALHDSGTDLFSLAQSVAERTHGMVSIEDAQSHVLAYSASSDEADELRRLSILGRAGPPEHLAWIAQWGIFDALRSRPEAVRVAERPELGLRPRLAIGIFAPAVDERRAPAFIGTIWVQQGSRPLADDSEDVLRGAAVLAARIMARLAAAPSTHAVRVQELLGLGESDAPVEVELIARELGVAVDGRAAVIGFDGGTTDTRLADVLALSASAFRHDAQMASVGSRVYVLFPSTGKAVASWVRGTVAALRTELGLQLRAVVASPVAGLTGAAGARADVDRVLDTAERHPGTLAAVTSLAEARTTVLLDEIVTAIAADERLIDPRVQTLRADEPVLADTLGVYLDCFGDVAAAAQHLHVHPNTVRYRIRRVEQLLATSLNDADVRLLLALSLRATI
- a CDS encoding carotenoid oxygenase family protein, with protein sequence MTTEAVQQESEHPFLSGNFAPVHDEVTVTDLAVTGTIPDYLDGRYLRTGPNPLRAPDPRRHHWFLGDGMAHGIRLRDGAATWYRNRWIRSSSVARQLGEKWAGGAHTGGFDFPANTNIIGHAGKTLVITEAGARPYELTDELDTVGPSDFCGTLFGGFTAHPKHDPKTSELHAVSYNPLRGNLVTYSVTGVDGRVRRTVDIALPAHTMMHDFTLTEKYVVIYDLPVQLDLSSMVKSAPARAAARLLTGFAARHAAPDFVLRAAMRGSERAALPTTAMPYRWAPEHGARVGVLPREGSAADIRWFDVSPCYVFHALNGFDQTGPDGDQVVLDVVRHPEVFTTGDRLFTDSITLDRWTIDLRTGRVQEQRLDDSTQEFPRIDDRLTGRQHRYGYTVSLPSEPDAAPAAILRHDLREGATERIDFGPGREPGEFVFVPSGPDADENDGVVMGFVYNRAENRSDLVLLDGQSLAPVATVHIPVRVPHGFHGNWVESAR
- the dapC gene encoding succinyldiaminopimelate transaminase gives rise to the protein MVRQRRSAVLPEFPWDTLADVTALARSHPDGIVDLSVGTPVDPVAPVIRDALAAASSAPGYPTTAGTPALRASAEAALRRRYGITDLAPDAVLPVIGTKELIAWLPTLLAIGAGDTVVVPELAYPTYEVGALLAGAQVLRADSLTQLGPQRPALIYLNSPSNPTGKVLPLDHLRKVVAWARERGVVIASDECYLGLSWEAEPLSVLHPSVSDGDHTGLLAVHSLSKTSSLAGYRAGFVAGDPALVAELLAVRKHAGMMVPGPVQAAMVAALDDDEHEVVQREWYAKRRAILLPALQAAGFTVEHSEAGLYLWATRGEPCRDTVKWLAERGILAAPGEFYGPAGAQYVRVALTATDERIAAAVARLA
- a CDS encoding sensor histidine kinase — its product is MTETGPPTPSRPAVGEPSDWHWMWETYVCGLCLTAIVAVVLLRHTLGGNVPVACAALTAMVVIVLMFGRNVIHDADPLAGPVRARAAAFVAVMIGLWLIALLAAAPAVAAIPALYPLIFATLPLAVALTLTFVVTLAPLGLAVAIHGPGWPSLPPVAAVTLVGAVAAPIIGTTIMTTMRQRQQLAATVAELAASRAQTAELSREAGVAAERERLAREIHDTLAQGFTSIVALAQAVQAESAGDPAAAARHVELIRATARNNLAEARTMVTGLTPAALEEGTLSAALRRQAEGLAAETGIAVDVRIDDDLPPLGMATDVVLLRSAQEAMANVRRHAQASELEVRLQVAADGVRLSLSDNGIGLPSDHVDGFGLRGMRARLDQVGGSLTLSTSDGGGVRVVVAVPA
- the fdxA gene encoding ferredoxin, with amino-acid sequence MTYVIAEPCVDVKDKACIEECPVDCIYEGARMLYIHPDECVDCGACEPVCPVEAIYYEDDVPDQWSSYAQANADFFSELGSPGGASKVGQTDNDPQAIKDLPAKAED
- a CDS encoding NADPH-dependent 2,4-dienoyl-CoA reductase, with amino-acid sequence MGLAYPNLLSPLDLGFTTLRNRVVMGSMHTGLEDRAGDTAKLAEYFAERARGGVGLIITGGYAPNKTGWLLPFASQLVSSSEARRHRRITGAVHEADGKILLQILHAGRYAYHPLSVSASAIKAPINPFRPRALRDVQGTIDDFVRCALLAREAGYDGVEIMGSEGYLLNQFLAPRTNKRKDAWGGTPEKRRRFPVEIVRRVREAVGSDFIICYRMSMADYVEDGQSWDEIIALATEVEAAGATIVNSGFGWHEARVPTIVTSVPNSAFVDISSAVAEHLSIPVVASNRINMPQTAEQTLADTHVQLISMARPFLSDPDWVLKAAEERVDEINTCIACNQACLDHAFVHKKVSCLLNPRAGRETTLVLSPTRRARSVAVVGAGPAGLSAAVSAAQRGHRVTLFEAGSAIGGQFDLARRIPGKEEFNQTIRYYTTMLDKLEVDVRLGVRAGVDDLSGFDDVVLASGVTPRLPAIPGIDHPKVLTYAQAITGAPVGRSVAVIGAGGIGFDVSEFLTTDESPTLNLKEWKAEWGAADPQEARGALTTPLPAPAVREVYLLQRTKGPQGRNLGKTSGWVHRASLKAKGVHQLSGVNYELIDDEGLHISFGSERRDRRVLPVDNVVICAGQESVRDLEDALRGAGIEPHIIGGAAVAAELDAKRAIKQGTELAARL
- a CDS encoding response regulator — its product is MTTVLLVDDHPVVREGLRGMIDAEDDLSVVGEAGSGAEAIELAHTLRPDVILMDLRMPGVDGVTATARILADNPSTHIVVVTTYESDSDILRAVEAGATGYLLKDASRAELARAVRDAARGKTVLAPGVADRLVNAVRAPSVTLSMREAEVLALVGTGATNADIGQALHISEATVKTHLLRAFQKLGVSDRTAAVTKAMSLGLLD